A single Triticum dicoccoides isolate Atlit2015 ecotype Zavitan chromosome 2A, WEW_v2.0, whole genome shotgun sequence DNA region contains:
- the LOC119354758 gene encoding uncharacterized protein LOC119354758 gives MGLCMSSGGATVAAVRSEGLATSTAMVLLPTGELREYPRPATAAQALQDSVEAGDGSAGWFLCDADAMGFEGPVAAVGGGEELRPGQIYFVLPAEVKRNGLRREDVAALAVRASAALVSKANTNASGSGGRRRRAGSVSPLVFAPPPEVDETLAYKTVPALVVKRRPVARVKSAGRMQPRFAPDLTAIPECE, from the coding sequence ATGGGGCTCTGCATGTCtagcggcggggcgacggtggcggcggtgCGCTCGGAGGGGCTGGCCACCTCGACGGCGATGGTGCTGCTGCCAACGGGGGAGCTGCGCGAGTACCCGCGCCCTGCGACGGCGGCGCAAGCCCTCCAGGACTCCGTGGAGGCAGGAGACGGCTCCGCCGGGTGGTTCCTGTGCGACGCCGACGCGATGGGGTTCGAGGGTCCCGTGGCGGCCGTGGGCGGGGGCGAGGAACTCCGCCCGGGCCAGATCTACTTCGTGCTCCCCGCCGAGGTTAAGAGGAACGGGCTCCGCCGCGAGGACGTGGCCGCACTCGCCGTCAGGGCGTCCGCGGCGCTCGTCAGCAAGGCCAACACCAACGCCTCCGGCAGCGGCGGACGGAGGAGACGCGCCGGCTCTGTCTCTCCGCTCGTGTTCGCCCCGCCGCCGGAGGTGGACGAGACTCTTGCCTACAAGACCGTGCCGGCGCTGGTAGTCAAGAGGCGCCCGGTGGCGCGCGTAAAGAGCGCCGGGAGAATGCAGCCGAGGTTCGCCCCGGATCTGACCGCCATTCCTGAATGCGAGTAA